The following proteins are encoded in a genomic region of Trichoplusia ni isolate ovarian cell line Hi5 chromosome 18, tn1, whole genome shotgun sequence:
- the LOC113503037 gene encoding uncharacterized protein LOC113503037 has protein sequence MELFKIIRALVLIVPALATELQLKPALNKSGTEICDRLTQEPFFETEMVVGKPWRIYYAWNMMLEHKCMDMTFKNATPMIINRVWNDMYEYLETQPYWDAATLLVSMGRARHEMLLFADQGAAGRFIGVPNVVRDGNITPSKKSVPLLKFHMKLIHEGRFLLMSDCQIGVTTLSARTHPMPYRADIGGVVSYLNFGDGFHACVNDRNKNELVGAQ, from the exons ATGGAACTCTTCAAGATAATACGTGCTTTGGTCCTAATAGTACCAGCTTTGGCAACGGAATTGCAATTAAAACCGGCGTTGAATAAGTCAGGGACGGAAATTTGTGATAGGTTGACTCAGGAACCATTTTTTGAGACGGAAATGGTGGTTGGGAAACCATGGAGGATCTACTACGCTTGGAACATGATGTTGGAGCATAAATGCATGGATATGACATTCAAAAATGCTACGCCAATg ATCATCAACCGGGTCTGGAATGACATGTACGAGTATCTGGAGACCCAGCCCTACTGGGATGCTGCCACGCTGCTGGTGTCCATGGGGAGGGCCCGGCATGAGATGCTGCTGTTCGCAGACCAGGGAGCCGCGGGTCGGTTCATCGGAGTCCCTAATGTTGTGAGGGATGGGA ACATAACGCCATCAAAAAAATCAGTCCCACTTCTAAAGTTCCACATGAAACTGATCCACGAAGGCCGGTTCCTCCTGATGTCAGATTGCCAGATCGGAGTGACGACACTGTCGGCCCGGACCCACCCCATGCCCTACAGGGCCGACATTGGCGGCGTCGTGTCCTACCTGAACTTCGGAGATGGTTTCCATGCCTGCGTCAATGACAGAAATAAGAATGAACTTGTTGGTGCGCAATAA
- the LOC113503059 gene encoding uncharacterized protein LOC113503059: MNKKSQEKNKVFIEINTHFKNVTFVKNKMSKLIISWQLITFIFFLLVRENSGQNFEYQNISIDNNTSCEEFVTNYTFNPETVVDIDWTIFYFWNHNFEETYTIKFSIPTKTLIDRFRVELDDKMKPPVNWSNAELFMETSIDFSGLFIRTNVSGIFIIIPSLAFEYEDTPQLLFSLKYVQPNYLGILNCKYRLCYALAPVDRMPDHHLLEQEAKKLGFHSNFGRTHTAIIPPPPKLMPPPDDRLLDDDDEDEHLELINSENLQLF; encoded by the exons atgaataaaaaaagccAGGAGaagaataaagtttttattgaaataaatactcattTTAAGAACGTTACGTtcgtaaaaaacaaaatgagtaAGCTAATAATAAGCTGGCagttaattacttttatattttttcttctggTTCGAGAAAATTCCGGCCAAAACTTTGAATACCAAAACATAAGTATTGATAATAACACCTCGTGTGAGGAGTTTGTGACCAACTACACTTTCAATCCCGAGACCGTGGTCGACATCGACTGGACCATTTTCTACTTCTGGAATCATAATTTTGAAGAAACTTATACCATCAAATTCAGTATTCCAACTAAAACG TTGATAGATCGGTTCAGAGTGGAATTAGACGACAAGATGAAGCCTCCTGTCAACTGGAGCAACGCGGAGCTGTTCATGGAAACCTCCATCGACTTCAGTGGACTGTTCATCAGGACTAACGTATCCGGAATATTCATCATCATACCGTCTCTTGCTTTTGAAT ATGAAGACACTCCTCAGCTGTTATTCAGCCTAAAGTACGTGCAGCCAAACTACCTCGGGATCCTGAACTGCAAGTACCGCCTGTGCTATGCCCTGGCACCAGTCGACAGAATGCCAGACCATCATTTG TTGGAGCAAGAAGCAAAGAAGCTGGGTTTCCATAGCAACTTCGGGAGAACCCACACGGCGATCATTCCTCCCCCACCCAAGTTGATGCCGCCCCCTGATGACAGACTGttggacgatgatgatgaagacgaGCATTTGGAACTTATAAACAGCGAGAATTTGCAGTTATTCTAA
- the LOC113503058 gene encoding uncharacterized protein LOC113503058 gives MRALPCMFLFALLEARDYDEKPRRVEDDEEPSPIQKQTDIYPQKFNEPVPFGHLTLAGYGDPYAQGKPPIDLLELEMIVPKNSEEEREYLKRNKANIQFLRSFAPKGFTNPRDKYLRNMEGDIPGGQNITELKWYSLADMHRRNLMTPSASRGKPKENKQTKDRYRGSALQTNSSKAQHFSREKFQLKELQGKTTINFTTCDEFAVGAIFSPKDIINIDWVPFYIWSVEGYPVSIVHRFTIPTQKLVRQYRMKYGKLLPKPVDWHQVKLYMQGMNNMLLIAADRRGLFVAIPEHDVPDNAVEKNLKLPSLSIRLKIEDPYLVMMYCEDYYAAVMAISGTEPTIFKEMKAEAATIKFRGPGKPTWRDIEGENERRKDVQNRKLAEEQAKYIEPLEKIPPVGQFD, from the exons ATGCGCGCATTGCCGTGTATGTTCCTCTTTGCACTATTAGAAGCCAGGGACTATGACGAGAAGCCCCGAAGAGTTGAAGATGATGAAGAACCATCACCGATACAAAAGCAAACCGACATCTACCCTCAGAAATTTAATGAACCAGTGCCTTTTGGACACCTCACTCTCGCGGGGTATGGAGACCCATACGCACAAGGCAAGCCTCCAATAGACCTACTAGAATTAGAAATGATCGTACCCAAAAACTCTGAGGAAGAACGAGAGTACTTAAAAAGGAATAAAGCCAATATTCAGTTCTTAAGGAGTTTTGCACCAAAAGGTTTTACTAACCCAAGAGACAAGTATCTTCGGAACATGGAGGGAGATATACCGGGAGGACAGAATATAACGGAGCTGAAGTGGTACAGCCTGGCAGACATGCATAGAAGAAACTTGATGACGCCATCTGCGTCGAGAGGTAAACCGaaggaaaacaaacaaacaaaagaccGATACAGGGGGTCCGCACTGCAGACCAACAGTTCCAAAGCCCAACACTTCTCTAGAGAAAAGTTTCAATTGAAAGAACTTCAGGGAAAGACGACAATTAACTTCACAACTTGTGACGAGTTCGCGGTCGGCGCTATCTTTTCGCCGaaagatattataaacataGATTGGGTGCCGTTCTATATTTGGTCCGTTGAAGGTTATCCTGTGTCTATAGTGCATAGGTTTACGATCCCAACGCAAAAG CTCGTTCGACAATATCGCATGAAATATGGAAAGCTGTTGCCGAAGCCCGTAGATTGGCATCAAGTGAAGCTGTACATGCAGGGTATGAACAACATGCTGCTGATCGCCGCGGACAGGAGGGGACTGTTTGTAGCAATACCAGAACATGATGTGCCGGACAATGCAGTCG aaaaaaatctaaaactgcCATCGTTAAGCATAAGACTGAAAATTGAGGATCCCTATCTAGTCATGATGTACTGTGAAGATTACTATGCTGCTGTGATGGCTATATCGGGAACTGAACCCACGATCTTCAAGGAAATGAAGGCTGAAGCTGCGACCATTAAGTTCAGGGGTCCAGGGAAACCGACCTGGAGGGACATCGAAGGTGAAAATGAGAGGAGAAAAGATGTTCAAAACAGAAAACTGGCTGAGGAACAAGCGAAGTATATTGAACCACTGGAGAAGATTCCACCTGTTGGACAGTTTGATTGA
- the LOC113503057 gene encoding putative uncharacterized protein DDB_G0286901, which yields MFSLIKLLSVLALICIVPISNARRKGKVKHGPSGMNVNESTTCKEFAKYARFNPYSVLDQEWFVFYYWGPPKTIETLVFTFPSANHSKHLHKMFDGNTILPINWKARHILMENHKKEITLLVERGDRGQYWGFILQKARKGQKIRPRDLRLKQIGDNQIIGLMDCDRDSVLAMCKIQEVPPKNRLQDEAARLGYRGRRGKSYLYEGHEWMPIPEADEKHFWAPKPKEKTSQESSKEIESTSKEKLDSEESEESLNFPKDQLKENADAPNQEPVDNKENNNQNRSSHTSNNQTSNNQTSNDQTFNNQTSNDQTSNNQTSYDQTGNNQTSNDQTFNNQTSNDQTSNNQTSNDQTSNNQTSNNQTNNAQTSNDQTNNNLTRNLQVTDNEMDNNQTINNLATEEINNKTIIEESEESNEVPIDDSTDEPDYSLTMDEKIVLNKKLNPRTITEPEVDTEDSELELLTTPEPYTSQSSKKISDEGEDDCKQCFTLKPRQREVKKASPEIPDQTLKDPTNTLSMETKPSSGSFEINYGKVDDDSKKDSSVDNNEV from the exons ATGTTTAGTCTGATCAAGTTACTCTCGGTTTTAGCATTGATTTGCATTGTCCCTATCAGTAATGCTAGGCGTAAGGGCAAGGTGAAGCATGGCCCTTCAGGCATGAATGTGAATGAGTCAACAACTTGCAAGGAGTTCGCGAAGTACGCGAGGTTCAACCCGTACTCAGTACTGGATCAAGAGTGGTTCGTTTTCTACTACTGGGGTCCTCCGAAGACTATTGAAACTTTAGTGTTCACTTTTCCATCGGCAAAT CATTCCAAGCATTTGCACAAAATGTTCGATGGGAACACAATTTTGCCTATCAATTGGAAGGCACGACACATACTTATggaaaatcataaaaaagaaatcacgCTACTGGTGGAGCGAGGAGACAGAGGCCAGTACTGGGGATTTATCCTTCAAAAAG CTCGTAAAGGTCAGAAGATAAGGCCTCGCGATCTTCGCTTAAAGCAGATTGGTGACAATCAAATTATTGGTCTCATGGATTGTGat agAGACAGTGTTCTTGCTATGTGTAAGATTCAAGAAGTACCACCGAAAAACAGACTACAAGATGAAGCCGCAAGGTTAGGTTATCGGGGTCGACGAGGCAAGTCTTATCTATATGAAGGACACGAGTGGATGCCTATCCCAGAAGCGGATGAAAAACACTTTTGGGCGCCAAAACCAAAAGAGAAAACTTCTCAGGAATCGTCTAAAGAAATAGAAAGTACTAGTAAAGAAAAACTGGACTCAGAGGAGTCAGAGGAATCCTTGAACTTTCCAAAAGACCAACTAAAGGAAAACGCAGACGCGCCAAATCAAGAGCCGGTAGATaataaggaaaacaataatcaaaatagAAGTAGTCATACAAGCAATAATCAAACGTCCAACAATCAGACCAGCAATGATCAGACATTCAACAATCAGACCAGCAATGATCAGACAAGCAACAATCAGACGAGCTATGATCAGACAGGCAACAATCAGACCAGCAATGATCAGACATTCAACAATCAGACCAGCAATGATCAAACAAGCAACAATCAGACCAGCAATGATCAGACAAGCAACAATCAGACTAGCAATAATCAGACTAACAATGCCCAGACAAGCAATGATCAGACAAACAACAATCTGACGCGCAACTTGCAGGTGACGGACAATGAAATGGACAATAATCAGACGATCAATAATCTAGCAACTGAAGaaattaacaacaaaactaTAATCGAAGAATCAGAAGAGAGCAATGAGGTTCCTATTGATGACTCCACAGACGAACCAGATTACTCTTTAACGATGGACGAAAAAATTGTTCTAAATAAGAAACTTAACCCCCGAACCATTACTGAACCTGAGGTTGATACGGAGGATTCAGAATTGGAACTATTAACCACACCAGAACCATATACATCGCAATCAAGTAAGAAAATATCAGATGAAGGGGAAGACGACTGCAAGCAATGTTTTACTCTAAAACCTAGACAAAGAGAAGTTAAGAAAGCAAGCCCTGAAATTCCAGATCAGACTTTGAAAGATCCTACGAATACACTATCAATGGAAACAAAGCCAAGCTCGggaagttttgaaataaattacggAAAAGTTGATGATGACAGCAAAAAGGATTCAAGTGTGGATAATAATGAGGTTTGA